A region from the Colwellia sp. PAMC 21821 genome encodes:
- a CDS encoding efflux RND transporter permease subunit: MHLPRIAIKNAQFTFTIVVLLVLVGIVSYFHMPRSEDPQFDIPITLLEIIYPGASPTDIETLVVDPLEEEFAEIEGIKKVESQIKNGGARIEVTFLYGSNPNAAYNEVKQAVSTVKPTLPEGVQDVLVLKATPTSVAIIQLALWSETTDYKSMEFYAKQLEKRLEAIEAVKKSDIWGYPTQVVAVDLNLAMLKHYGISIATVNGLLQKRAVNITPGFVDANIRRFNVKTSGNFQDIDELNNTVVFANENAVIRLKDVAQVSFSNREPSYLAYYDGKAVIFLTVEQRSNTNIFALTEAIDTEISAFKQTLPDSIKIATLFKQSDGVENRVNGFFDNLWQGLVLVGIMSLIFLGVREAIVVIIAIPLSFLVAIGWLDFAGFGLQQMSIVGLIIALGLLVDNAIVVTESIHREKKNTANLAEAAASGTSKVGWAITSGTVTTMLAFLPMLMLASDTGDFVRSMPVTVVLVLLASLLIALTLTPLLASKFFTQKPSKVKALQHYANIFAERHYVRWLGRLMTAKIIMLVIAFIALFAMASLFGQVGVSLFPKAEKAMLLIDVETPANSSLDYTHDVMHSMTAFIETQPYVEKIALNVGNSNPRIYYNEIPKRGVSSYGQLLLVLKDYDEKEVNTLVTDLRTEFSNWHQAKITVKEFTQGPVTDQPITVRLISESLSDLERVAGDLQTQMLSIPGIINLDNPIGVANTELALAIDYDKAALSGIDINQLDNSIQTALSGTFVGQFNDSNGENYPILVRRPKSDLSSLSDITIVNQQGENIPLGQFVEIKLQKGRTGFFHYQKLRMARVSADAGQGYSVQAITSEVVNYLDNYSLPTGMYYILGGEEESRQESFAGLSQIMLITAIGIFAILVLQFKSFLQPLIIFTSIPFAMAGAVFGLFLTGLSFSMMAFIGLISLFGIVVNNAIILIDTTNRNLSTGLDKKQAILTASSTRFTPILLTTITTIGGLLPLTLFGGSLWQPLGVVIISGLCISAIASFIIVPILTELFTKTDTSVDVKE, encoded by the coding sequence ATGCATCTCCCTCGCATCGCAATAAAAAATGCCCAGTTTACCTTTACTATTGTTGTACTTTTAGTACTTGTTGGCATCGTTTCATATTTTCATATGCCTCGTTCTGAAGATCCTCAATTTGATATTCCAATTACTTTACTCGAAATTATATATCCAGGTGCTTCACCTACAGATATTGAAACATTAGTGGTTGACCCTCTCGAAGAAGAGTTTGCCGAGATTGAAGGGATTAAAAAAGTTGAATCACAAATTAAAAATGGTGGTGCCCGCATTGAGGTCACCTTTTTATATGGTAGCAATCCCAATGCTGCTTACAACGAAGTTAAGCAGGCAGTATCAACGGTAAAACCAACCTTGCCTGAAGGTGTGCAAGATGTCTTGGTATTAAAAGCGACCCCAACGAGTGTTGCTATTATTCAGTTGGCACTTTGGAGTGAAACAACTGACTATAAAAGTATGGAGTTTTATGCGAAACAACTCGAAAAACGCCTGGAAGCTATTGAAGCAGTAAAAAAATCTGATATTTGGGGTTATCCAACCCAAGTGGTCGCCGTAGATCTAAACCTCGCGATGTTGAAACATTATGGTATTAGCATCGCAACCGTTAATGGCTTACTGCAAAAACGTGCTGTTAACATCACACCAGGCTTTGTTGACGCTAATATTCGCAGATTTAATGTTAAAACCAGTGGTAACTTTCAAGATATTGACGAGCTTAACAATACAGTGGTCTTTGCTAACGAAAATGCCGTTATTCGTTTAAAAGATGTTGCGCAGGTGAGTTTTTCTAACAGAGAACCTAGCTATTTAGCCTACTACGATGGCAAGGCGGTTATATTTTTGACGGTTGAGCAAAGATCGAATACCAATATATTTGCGCTTACTGAAGCCATTGACACAGAAATTTCAGCGTTTAAACAGACGCTGCCAGACAGCATTAAAATAGCGACACTTTTTAAACAATCAGACGGAGTTGAAAACCGCGTTAACGGCTTTTTTGATAATTTGTGGCAAGGTTTAGTGCTCGTGGGCATAATGTCGCTTATATTCCTTGGAGTACGGGAAGCTATTGTTGTTATTATTGCAATTCCCCTTTCTTTCTTAGTCGCTATTGGTTGGTTAGACTTTGCCGGCTTTGGCTTACAACAAATGTCTATTGTTGGTTTAATTATCGCTTTAGGATTATTAGTTGATAATGCCATTGTTGTTACAGAGAGTATTCATCGAGAGAAGAAAAACACCGCTAACTTGGCTGAAGCTGCTGCCTCAGGCACCAGCAAAGTGGGTTGGGCTATTACCAGTGGTACAGTCACCACCATGCTAGCTTTTTTACCTATGTTGATGTTAGCGAGCGACACGGGTGATTTTGTACGCTCTATGCCAGTAACCGTTGTATTGGTGCTGCTGGCATCTTTATTGATCGCATTAACATTAACGCCATTACTCGCCAGTAAATTTTTCACTCAAAAACCCAGCAAAGTTAAAGCACTGCAACATTATGCCAATATATTTGCAGAGCGACACTATGTGCGTTGGCTAGGTCGCTTAATGACGGCAAAAATTATCATGTTAGTGATTGCCTTTATCGCCTTATTTGCTATGGCTTCTCTCTTTGGGCAGGTAGGCGTAAGTTTATTCCCTAAAGCCGAGAAAGCCATGCTGTTAATTGACGTAGAAACGCCGGCTAATTCATCATTAGATTATACGCATGATGTTATGCACTCGATGACAGCATTTATTGAAACTCAACCCTATGTTGAAAAAATTGCACTTAACGTGGGCAACTCTAATCCTCGCATTTATTACAACGAAATCCCTAAACGTGGTGTATCAAGTTATGGTCAATTGCTGTTGGTATTAAAAGACTATGATGAAAAAGAGGTTAATACTTTAGTTACTGACTTACGAACAGAGTTTTCAAACTGGCATCAAGCAAAAATTACGGTAAAAGAGTTTACGCAAGGCCCAGTAACAGACCAACCTATCACTGTTAGATTGATCAGCGAGTCGTTGTCAGATCTTGAGCGTGTGGCGGGTGATTTACAAACTCAAATGTTATCAATACCAGGGATTATTAATTTAGATAATCCTATTGGTGTAGCCAATACTGAACTAGCATTAGCGATAGATTATGATAAAGCTGCGTTGTCAGGCATTGACATAAATCAGTTAGATAATAGTATTCAAACGGCACTTTCAGGAACATTCGTTGGTCAATTTAATGATAGTAATGGTGAAAACTATCCTATTCTAGTGCGTCGACCTAAAAGTGATTTATCTAGTCTTTCCGATATCACTATTGTTAATCAACAAGGTGAGAATATTCCTTTAGGTCAATTTGTAGAGATAAAATTACAAAAAGGACGGACAGGTTTCTTCCATTATCAAAAGCTACGAATGGCAAGGGTGTCGGCGGATGCTGGCCAGGGTTATTCTGTGCAAGCAATAACTAGCGAGGTAGTCAATTACCTTGATAACTACTCATTGCCAACAGGCATGTATTACATTTTAGGTGGTGAGGAAGAGTCTAGACAAGAATCTTTTGCCGGTTTGTCGCAAATCATGCTGATAACAGCGATTGGTATTTTTGCGATTTTAGTTTTGCAATTTAAATCATTCTTGCAGCCATTAATCATTTTTACCTCGATACCTTTCGCCATGGCAGGCGCTGTTTTTGGCTTGTTTTTGACAGGCTTATCATTTTCTATGATGGCTTTTATTGGTTTAATCAGTCTATTTGGCATTGTGGTAAATAACGCCATTATTTTAATCGATACGACTAATAGAAACTTATCGACAGGGCTAGATAAAAAACAAGCAATATTAACTGCCAGTTCAACGCGCTTCACACCGATATTATTGACAACCATTACAACTATTGGTGGCTTACTACCATTAACACTTTTTGGTGGTAGCTTGTGGCAGCCTTTAGGTGTAGTTATTATTTCTGGTTTATGTATATCGGCTATCGCGAGTTTTATTATTGTGCCAATACTTACTGAACTATTTACAAAAACAGATACATCAGTAGACGTAAAAGAATAA
- a CDS encoding XrtA/PEP-CTERM system-associated ATPase produces MYENYYGFKERPFQLSPDPRFFFASSHHQRALSYLQYGLDQGEGFIVVTGPIGTGKTTIARNLLNNLGDKSIVAAQLVTTKLNPQELLELVVSEFSITVEGNSKADLLQGIEKFLIHLHQQGKRALLIVDEAQNLPSETVEELRMLSNFQLDNKPLIQSFLLGQEELKGIIQAPNMEQFRQRIIASAHLKPLSKEEVKEYINHRLHQAGRIKDDLFSNSAFELIYDKTLGVPRKINIFVDRLLLFGFLEELESIDTDAINEVAIEMEVELTGSLNAAELSSTEPNQVVVNSSEKVESIKEILREVEEVLESNIKQKIKMVRYVDKMLKHKSRIYTDTNQNTKK; encoded by the coding sequence ATGTATGAAAATTACTATGGTTTTAAAGAAAGACCTTTCCAATTAAGTCCCGACCCAAGATTCTTTTTTGCATCAAGCCATCACCAAAGAGCTTTGTCTTACCTTCAATACGGCTTAGATCAAGGTGAAGGGTTTATAGTAGTCACAGGACCAATAGGTACTGGAAAAACTACTATCGCCCGCAATTTACTAAATAACTTAGGGGATAAAAGTATTGTAGCAGCGCAGCTTGTTACCACTAAACTTAACCCACAAGAATTACTTGAGTTAGTCGTATCAGAGTTTAGTATTACCGTTGAAGGCAATAGCAAAGCAGATTTACTACAAGGTATTGAAAAGTTTCTTATTCATCTACATCAACAAGGAAAAAGAGCGTTACTGATTGTTGATGAAGCGCAAAATTTGCCGAGTGAAACGGTTGAAGAATTACGTATGCTTTCTAACTTCCAGTTGGATAACAAACCGTTAATTCAAAGTTTCTTGCTTGGACAAGAAGAGCTTAAAGGAATTATACAAGCGCCTAATATGGAGCAATTTCGACAACGCATTATCGCTTCTGCACATTTAAAACCGTTGTCAAAAGAAGAAGTTAAAGAATATATAAATCACAGGTTACATCAGGCAGGACGTATTAAAGACGATTTATTTTCAAATTCTGCATTTGAACTGATCTATGACAAAACATTAGGTGTACCCCGTAAAATAAATATTTTTGTCGACAGGTTACTTTTGTTTGGTTTTTTAGAAGAACTAGAAAGCATTGATACTGATGCTATTAATGAAGTAGCAATAGAGATGGAAGTTGAGCTTACTGGCTCGTTAAATGCTGCGGAATTGTCTAGCACTGAGCCGAACCAAGTGGTGGTAAATTCGTCAGAAAAAGTAGAAAGCATTAAAGAAATATTACGAGAAGTAGAGGAAGTACTGGAAAGTAATATTAAACAAAAAATAAAAATGGTCCGTTATGTTGATAAAATGCTGAAACATAAAAGCCGTATCTATACAGATACAAATCAGAATACCAAAAAATAG
- the prsK gene encoding XrtA/PEP-CTERM system histidine kinase PrsK: MDFIGLIGFSLAVAVYTLFALLIIAARNRSLVARAVLFCTLVTLTSNLIAALQINFGFSLQWVMLADGFKVACWSLLIILFNTEHRNIKALVGNYYVRQYVGVWSLLMLGCWLASYWLDSAYEYIFLLFIVLNLWMLVLLEQLYRNADLQVRWAIWPLVVALASVAIFDFVLYAQATMVDGIDFDFWFSRGYLALFVAPLLLISIRRVKNGEVRIFVSRNVVFYSSMLMIAGAYLLLMSFTGYVINYLGGEWGDLVSIGFLMLSGIVLVVLLITESLRRKVKVFIAKNFFANKYEYRDEWLNLIEKIETTSGESHYQMATQIMMSKVEASRGAIVKKFSNQHYQLQYSKGLEIHEELEEHLLDVGQFCHRKGWIVDVNEYESFPLLYPDLALNIGLCRAKHIQIIVPIFIGKAFYGLFLLADENELKRLNWEDRDLLFAISKQLGNFISLYEATDKLSESKQFDAFNRMSAFLVHDLKNVQAQLALITANAEKHRNNPEFIDDVFETVESATQRLEKVLSQLRQKQVEQSAHSETDLALIIKKVVEQCNLRLPAIEFEQQGSCVTLIDSESFQSVIHHLIQNAQEATASDGLIKVSIIEKKRAIRITIADNGCGMDEEFIKYRLFRPFDTTKGNAGMGIGVFEAKQFFENMAGIIKVASTPKQGTVFTIDLPLRKAGAISGQDLL, from the coding sequence ATGGATTTTATTGGCTTAATAGGTTTTTCTTTAGCAGTTGCAGTATATACCTTATTTGCATTACTTATTATTGCTGCCCGTAACCGAAGCTTGGTTGCTCGCGCGGTATTATTTTGTACCTTGGTAACCTTAACCAGCAATTTAATCGCTGCGCTGCAAATTAACTTTGGTTTTAGTCTGCAATGGGTAATGTTAGCAGATGGCTTTAAAGTTGCTTGTTGGTCGCTTTTAATTATTCTCTTTAATACCGAGCATCGCAATATAAAAGCGCTGGTGGGTAATTACTATGTTCGCCAGTATGTCGGTGTTTGGTCACTGCTGATGCTAGGCTGTTGGTTAGCAAGTTACTGGTTAGACTCCGCCTACGAATATATATTCCTGCTGTTTATCGTGCTTAATTTATGGATGCTGGTATTACTTGAACAACTTTATCGCAATGCCGACCTGCAGGTGCGTTGGGCTATTTGGCCCTTAGTCGTCGCGCTTGCAAGTGTCGCTATTTTTGACTTTGTACTCTATGCACAAGCAACTATGGTCGATGGCATTGATTTTGACTTTTGGTTTAGCCGCGGTTATTTAGCTTTATTCGTAGCACCACTTTTATTGATCAGCATTCGCCGCGTTAAAAATGGCGAAGTACGTATATTTGTATCTCGTAACGTCGTATTTTACAGCTCAATGTTGATGATAGCAGGCGCTTACTTACTTCTTATGTCATTTACTGGCTATGTTATTAATTATCTAGGTGGAGAGTGGGGAGACTTAGTTAGCATTGGTTTTTTAATGCTCAGTGGCATAGTACTTGTTGTTTTACTTATTACAGAATCTTTGCGCCGTAAGGTTAAAGTCTTTATTGCAAAAAACTTTTTTGCCAATAAATATGAATATCGTGATGAGTGGTTAAACCTAATTGAAAAAATTGAAACCACCAGCGGTGAAAGTCACTACCAAATGGCAACTCAAATTATGATGTCTAAAGTTGAAGCCTCTCGTGGTGCAATAGTTAAAAAGTTTTCTAATCAACATTATCAGCTCCAATATAGCAAGGGCCTTGAGATCCATGAAGAGTTGGAAGAACACTTGTTAGACGTAGGGCAGTTTTGCCATCGTAAGGGTTGGATTGTTGATGTTAATGAATACGAAAGCTTTCCTTTACTCTATCCTGATTTGGCGTTAAATATTGGATTATGCCGAGCGAAACACATTCAAATTATTGTGCCAATATTTATTGGGAAAGCATTTTACGGATTATTCTTACTTGCTGATGAAAACGAGCTCAAACGATTAAACTGGGAAGACAGAGATTTACTATTTGCCATATCTAAACAGCTAGGTAACTTTATTTCTCTATATGAAGCTACTGATAAGTTAAGTGAGTCAAAGCAGTTTGACGCATTTAATCGTATGTCAGCTTTTTTGGTACACGATTTAAAAAATGTTCAGGCGCAATTAGCATTAATTACCGCCAATGCCGAAAAGCATCGTAATAACCCTGAATTTATTGATGATGTTTTTGAAACGGTTGAATCAGCAACTCAAAGGCTTGAAAAAGTATTATCTCAACTGAGACAAAAACAAGTTGAACAGTCCGCTCATAGCGAAACAGACTTAGCTTTAATTATTAAAAAAGTCGTCGAACAGTGCAATTTAAGGTTGCCAGCGATTGAGTTTGAGCAACAAGGTAGTTGTGTTACTTTAATTGATAGCGAATCTTTTCAATCGGTAATACACCACTTAATACAAAATGCACAAGAAGCAACAGCCAGCGATGGCTTGATAAAAGTGTCTATTATTGAGAAAAAACGTGCGATTAGAATAACTATTGCAGATAACGGCTGTGGCATGGATGAAGAATTTATCAAATATCGACTATTTCGCCCTTTTGATACTACCAAGGGCAATGCTGGTATGGGGATTGGGGTATTCGAAGCCAAGCAGTTTTTCGAAAACATGGCAGGTATAATTAAAGTTGCAAGTACGCCTAAGCAAGGTACAGTTTTTACTATAGATCTGCCATTAAGAAAAGCAGGCGCAATAAGCGGTCAAGATTTACTATAA
- the prsR gene encoding PEP-CTERM-box response regulator transcription factor produces MEKLLIVDDDKGIQKQLKWSLSDYDVALAGDRESAVAAVRRYEPKVITLDLGLPPDEANASEGLAALQEILTIAPHTKVIVITGNDDRTNALAAIDAGAYDFYQKPIETDVINVIVARAFSVAAIEEENRKMRAVTGSDIGIIGNSESIERLRMMVKRIAPTGITALLLGESGTGKEVTANAVHLASDRKNKPFIAINCASIPETLLESELFGFEKGAFTGAHRTTKGKIECAEGGTLFLDEIGDMPYSLQAKLLRFLQEKSIERLGGRQEILVDVRVVCATNQNLEQMVADKTFREDLFYRVSEITLNIPPLRDRDEDVIILSQYFLQHYATEYKRNVKSFSEDALSAIKGHKWPGNIRELQNKVKSSVIMTTGTQVTAIDLGFLDHQDKSFELSLNLRVVREQAESIAIQKAYALSEGNMSKAADLLGVTRPTLYSLIEKYELKINA; encoded by the coding sequence ATGGAAAAGCTGTTAATCGTAGATGACGATAAGGGTATCCAAAAGCAATTAAAATGGAGTTTATCTGATTACGACGTTGCACTTGCAGGTGATCGTGAAAGTGCGGTAGCTGCTGTTCGTCGCTACGAGCCTAAAGTGATTACCTTAGATTTAGGGTTACCACCAGACGAAGCAAATGCCTCTGAAGGGTTAGCCGCTCTGCAGGAAATATTAACGATTGCACCACATACAAAAGTGATTGTGATAACTGGTAATGATGACCGCACAAACGCGCTGGCGGCAATTGATGCTGGAGCATATGATTTTTATCAAAAACCAATTGAGACAGACGTTATAAATGTCATTGTCGCAAGAGCATTTAGTGTCGCAGCCATAGAAGAAGAAAATCGTAAAATGCGCGCTGTTACCGGCAGCGATATTGGTATTATTGGTAACAGTGAAAGTATAGAACGCCTGCGAATGATGGTAAAGCGTATTGCGCCAACGGGGATTACAGCGCTTCTATTAGGGGAAAGTGGTACAGGTAAAGAAGTAACGGCTAATGCTGTACATTTAGCTAGCGATCGAAAAAACAAACCCTTTATTGCGATAAACTGTGCATCTATTCCTGAAACATTATTAGAAAGTGAGTTATTTGGATTCGAGAAGGGCGCTTTTACCGGCGCGCATCGTACTACCAAAGGAAAAATTGAATGTGCAGAAGGCGGCACATTGTTTCTAGATGAAATAGGCGACATGCCTTATAGCTTACAAGCTAAATTGTTACGTTTCTTACAAGAAAAAAGCATCGAACGACTTGGCGGGCGACAAGAGATTCTAGTCGACGTGAGAGTTGTCTGCGCGACGAACCAAAATTTAGAACAAATGGTAGCGGATAAAACCTTCCGTGAAGACTTATTTTACCGTGTCAGTGAAATAACCTTAAATATTCCACCATTGCGCGATCGAGACGAAGACGTGATAATCCTTTCACAGTACTTTCTACAACATTATGCTACAGAGTATAAGCGTAATGTTAAAAGCTTCTCTGAAGATGCTTTAAGCGCTATTAAAGGCCATAAGTGGCCAGGTAATATACGTGAATTACAAAACAAAGTGAAAAGTTCGGTTATTATGACCACAGGCACACAGGTAACTGCAATAGACTTAGGCTTCTTAGATCATCAAGATAAAAGCTTTGAATTGTCCTTAAATTTACGCGTAGTGCGCGAGCAAGCCGAATCAATTGCTATTCAAAAAGCCTATGCGCTATCAGAAGGTAATATGTCAAAAGCAGCTGATTTACTGGGCGTAACCAGACCTACACTTTATTCATTAATAGAAAAGTATGAATTAAAAATTAACGCATAA
- a CDS encoding efflux RND transporter periplasmic adaptor subunit yields the protein MKLFALVFTFLLISMSKLALAQSYDTEVVSAELYIDTIERTGKLDYKRSLGLAFKSSGYLTLLSVDEGQKFKKGQLLASLDITELKERKNSLYAQLTQAKREVKRITQLMDKKLASEREMDTAITRVEIAQADYQVSSYNLKKAQIYAPFSGVVLSRNTELGELQSPGEEALKIAKLEWIVKVALTGQEVSEVRLNQKVSVSLSHMGIVEGVISKIPAMASASSNLFIIEVLLPKSNITAGMIAGQLAGVSIASESDKYVYRLPIAALVAVDDSGKAIVIAQSQDNNSGYKQHSFEVFQIDNDYVYLKADRNDQPLKIITKGWQNYSVGGN from the coding sequence ATGAAATTATTCGCACTTGTATTCACCTTTCTACTTATCTCAATGTCTAAACTAGCATTGGCTCAGTCATACGATACAGAGGTTGTCAGCGCTGAACTATATATCGACACGATAGAAAGAACCGGTAAGCTGGATTATAAACGAAGCTTGGGTCTTGCTTTTAAAAGTAGCGGCTACTTAACGTTATTAAGTGTAGATGAGGGACAGAAGTTTAAAAAAGGTCAATTGTTAGCATCGCTAGATATTACAGAATTGAAAGAGAGAAAAAATTCACTTTATGCACAATTGACACAAGCAAAGCGAGAAGTGAAACGCATAACTCAATTAATGGATAAAAAGTTAGCGTCGGAACGTGAAATGGATACCGCTATTACGCGAGTTGAAATTGCTCAAGCTGATTATCAAGTATCATCTTATAATTTAAAAAAAGCCCAAATATATGCACCATTCTCTGGTGTGGTTTTGTCACGTAATACAGAGCTTGGTGAATTACAAAGCCCAGGGGAAGAAGCTTTGAAGATAGCTAAGCTTGAGTGGATAGTGAAAGTTGCCTTAACAGGTCAAGAAGTTAGCGAAGTACGATTAAATCAAAAAGTCAGCGTATCGCTAAGTCATATGGGTATTGTTGAAGGTGTTATTAGTAAAATACCTGCTATGGCTAGTGCTAGCAGTAACTTATTTATTATTGAGGTTTTACTGCCGAAATCTAACATCACTGCGGGCATGATTGCAGGCCAACTTGCCGGTGTAAGTATTGCTTCTGAAAGTGACAAGTATGTTTATCGTCTTCCCATAGCTGCACTTGTTGCTGTTGATGATTCAGGTAAAGCCATTGTTATTGCTCAATCACAAGATAATAATTCCGGTTATAAACAACACAGTTTTGAGGTGTTTCAGATAGACAATGACTATGTTTACTTGAAAGCTGATCGCAATGACCAACCATTGAAAATAATCACTAAAGGTTGGCAAAACTATTCAGTGGGTGGGAATTAG
- a CDS encoding TonB-dependent receptor has protein sequence MSTTIPCVSTFAADAEVVDENIESIAILGSRVSSRTATESSSPVDIISSESLTKGGFSELGQSLQAMAPSFNFSRTQVSDGSDLFRPATLRGLQPDQTLVLVNGKRRHNQAIFGLNGTVGAGAAGTDMNSIPMSALKNVQILRDGAAAQYGSDAIAGVINLELKDTTNVTSGFIQTGATGEGDGDVLAAGLNTGFDLGNDGGFINLTAEYRDYDGTNRAQRDTGGGSNTAPGTLSDNVRWGQGNAESTFKSFFYNAMIPLEGMELYAFGGYSNRTALGNGFYRSFNEAEKNVPQVYPDGFLPQIDNEAQDISTAVGLRGEINNDWGFDVSATYGENEYDFYSQNTINASYAAEYLANNSSASEQDIAANAGPIAGYSGGFRYDQLTFNADISGSIDIDHGDNLYVSFGAEYRLENYEIVAGEEASYACGASNSATSFPSVIDSNVFAGCGFQAYPGLRPNAANEADRNSYALYLDLEKQITEQWNLGAALRFEDFSDAGSKLIGKLSSRYELTDSLAIRGALSTGFRAPSLQQSAYTAYTTNLGEGGVLLSSFTATAGSAFPAALGVQGLNLETSKNISLGLVYDVNSALSVSLDAYRVKIDDRITLGSLQNADDVSFNPEAVAALNATGAVQGNYFSNAVNSTTQGLDVVITYQTELLAGNLDVTLAGNLNETEIDSVNSPDGIPESVALDDLQRSFLTDGQPKQRATLTFDYTREAWSGVVRANYYGETDIIYFGNDHIGLPGFLSPTGSFKPTSVVESAVLIDVNLAYQLSDNLQLSAGINNLFDKTPDELGEDEALDFITNGAFKYPVRALPYGFDGMTYYARVNFSF, from the coding sequence ATTAGCACAACAATTCCTTGCGTATCAACATTTGCAGCTGACGCAGAGGTTGTTGATGAAAATATAGAGTCAATTGCCATACTTGGCTCTCGTGTCTCAAGTCGAACGGCAACTGAATCAAGCTCACCTGTTGATATTATTTCTAGCGAGTCATTAACTAAAGGTGGCTTTAGTGAATTAGGTCAAAGCCTGCAAGCGATGGCACCGTCATTTAATTTCAGCAGAACACAAGTTTCTGATGGCTCTGATTTATTTAGACCTGCCACTCTGCGTGGTTTACAACCTGATCAGACGCTTGTGTTAGTAAATGGTAAACGTCGACACAATCAAGCGATATTTGGCTTAAATGGAACAGTTGGTGCTGGTGCTGCGGGTACTGATATGAACTCTATCCCAATGTCAGCGCTTAAAAATGTACAAATATTACGTGACGGTGCTGCTGCGCAATACGGCTCAGATGCTATCGCGGGTGTTATTAACCTTGAACTTAAAGATACTACCAATGTTACCTCAGGTTTTATTCAAACAGGCGCTACGGGAGAAGGCGATGGTGACGTTTTAGCGGCAGGCTTGAATACGGGTTTTGATTTAGGTAACGATGGCGGCTTTATTAATTTAACGGCTGAGTACAGAGATTACGACGGCACCAATCGTGCTCAAAGAGATACAGGTGGCGGATCAAACACAGCACCAGGCACATTATCTGACAATGTTCGATGGGGTCAAGGAAACGCTGAATCTACATTTAAATCATTCTTTTATAACGCAATGATACCACTAGAAGGCATGGAACTTTACGCTTTTGGTGGTTATTCAAATCGAACCGCATTAGGCAATGGTTTTTACCGTAGTTTTAATGAAGCTGAAAAGAATGTGCCGCAAGTATACCCTGACGGTTTCTTACCGCAAATCGATAATGAAGCTCAAGATATATCTACAGCTGTAGGCCTTAGGGGAGAAATTAATAACGACTGGGGTTTTGATGTATCTGCCACCTATGGTGAAAATGAATATGACTTCTATTCTCAAAATACCATTAACGCTTCATATGCTGCAGAGTATCTAGCAAATAATTCTTCTGCAAGTGAGCAAGATATTGCCGCTAATGCTGGCCCGATAGCAGGGTATTCTGGAGGGTTTAGATACGATCAATTAACTTTCAATGCCGATATCTCAGGTTCAATTGATATTGATCACGGCGATAACCTGTACGTTTCGTTTGGTGCTGAATATCGTCTAGAGAACTACGAAATAGTTGCTGGTGAAGAAGCTTCTTATGCCTGTGGCGCAAGCAATAGTGCAACGTCATTCCCATCTGTCATTGACAGTAATGTTTTCGCGGGCTGTGGTTTCCAAGCGTATCCTGGTTTACGACCAAACGCTGCAAACGAAGCTGATCGAAACAGTTATGCTTTGTACCTTGATCTTGAAAAGCAAATTACTGAACAATGGAACTTAGGTGCTGCATTGCGCTTCGAAGACTTCTCAGATGCAGGCAGTAAATTAATTGGTAAATTATCATCTCGTTATGAGCTTACTGACAGTTTAGCTATAAGAGGGGCACTTTCTACAGGCTTTAGAGCGCCGTCTCTCCAGCAAAGTGCTTATACTGCATATACAACTAACTTAGGTGAAGGGGGCGTTTTACTATCGTCATTCACTGCAACCGCAGGCTCAGCATTTCCAGCAGCGCTAGGGGTACAGGGATTGAACCTTGAAACCTCAAAAAATATAAGCCTAGGTTTGGTTTATGACGTTAACAGTGCGCTGTCAGTTTCTTTAGATGCTTACCGCGTAAAAATTGATGATCGAATTACACTCGGCAGCTTACAAAATGCCGATGACGTCTCATTTAACCCTGAAGCAGTAGCTGCGCTAAACGCTACAGGTGCGGTTCAAGGTAACTATTTCTCAAACGCAGTTAACTCAACTACACAAGGGTTAGATGTTGTTATTACCTATCAAACAGAGCTACTAGCGGGTAATTTAGACGTAACGCTTGCGGGTAATTTAAATGAGACAGAAATTGATAGTGTAAACTCACCTGACGGTATTCCAGAAAGTGTCGCGCTAGATGACTTACAACGTAGTTTCCTAACAGACGGACAACCGAAACAACGTGCTACGTTAACTTTTGACTATACAAGAGAAGCATGGAGTGGGGTAGTCAGAGCTAACTATTATGGCGAAACTGACATTATCTATTTTGGTAATGATCATATTGGGTTACCAGGGTTTTTATCACCAACGGGCAGTTTTAAACCAACCAGTGTTGTCGAGTCAGCGGTTCTGATAGACGTTAATTTAGCGTATCAACTTTCAGATAATTTACAATTATCTGCCGGCATCAATAACCTGTTTGATAAAACACCTGATGAGCTTGGTGAAGATGAAGCGTTAGACTTTATTACCAATGGTGCTTTTAAATATCCGGTAAGAGCGCTACCTTATGGCTTTGATGGCATGACTTATTACGCGCGAGTCAACTTTAGTTTTTAA